In a genomic window of Helianthus annuus cultivar XRQ/B chromosome 10, HanXRQr2.0-SUNRISE, whole genome shotgun sequence:
- the LOC110885707 gene encoding protein CUP-SHAPED COTYLEDON 2, translating to MDQFFTQLFDNSQLPPGFKFHPTDEELISCYLLRKVLDGSFTCRAVADVDLNKCEPWELPQRAKMAGKEWYFFSMRDRKYPTGLRTNRATAGGYWKATGKDKEVYSSKTSCLVGMKKTLVFYRGRAPKGEKTNWVMHEYRLEGKFAYHFLSKTSKDEWVLCRVFQKSSSGGNHRSGTKRVSNSYQEVNSSTSFSLPPLLEPSYTSATSAYAGDSYDSNAASKEHVPCFSTASISQSILDLPPLPISASTFASAAVNVGVAAFPQPPVLEDGAMFNDGNMFGGNWTPAEEIQKPGPTELDCIWSF from the exons ATGGATCAGTTTTTCACTCAATTGTTTGACAACTCTCAACTGCCACCTGGGTTCAAGTTCCACCCTACCGATGAAGAACTCATCTCATGCTACCTCCTCCGGAAAGTTCTCGACGGATCCTTCACCTGCCGGGCCGTTGCCGACGTTGATCTCAACAAATGCGAACCATGGGAACTTCCTC AAAGGGCGAAAATGGCGGGAAAAGAGTGGTATTTTTTCAGTATGCGTGACCGGAAGTACCCAACAGGACTGAGAACAAACCGGGCGACAGCCGGCGGTTACTGGAAAGCAACCGGAAAAGATAAGGAGGTTTATAGTTCAAAGACTTCATGTTTAGTGGGGATGAAGAAAACCCTAGTGTTTTATCGAGGTAGGGCTCCTAAAGGAGAGAAAACCAACTGGGTTATGCATGAATATCGCCTTGAAGGCAAATTTGCTTACCATTTTCTCTCCAAAACCTCCAAG GATGAATGGGTGCTCTGTCGAGTATTTCAGAAGAGTAGCTCAGGCGGGAACCATCGTTCAGGGACGAAACGTGTATCCAACTCCTACCAAGAAGTCAACTCTTCGACGTCGTTTTCCCTCCCACCGCTTCTCGAACCGTCGTACACCTCCGCCACATCAGCATACGCCGGTGACTCCTACGACAGCAACGCTGCCTCAAAAGAGCACGTGCCCTGTTTCTCCACTGCCTCAATCTCCCAATCTATTTTGGACCTTCCCCCGCTGCCTATCTCAGCCTCCACATTCGCCAGCGCCGCCGTGAACGTGGGCGTCGCAGCCTTCCCTCAGCCACCGGTTCTTGAAGACGGTGCAATGTTCAACGATGGGAACATGTTCGGCGGGAACTGGACGCCGGCAGAAGAGATTCAGAAGCCAGGGCCCACTGAGTTGGATTGCATCTGGAGCTTCTAA